The following proteins come from a genomic window of Taeniopygia guttata chromosome 25, bTaeGut7.mat, whole genome shotgun sequence:
- the CLK2 gene encoding dual specificity protein kinase CLK2 isoform X1 codes for MPHSRRYRSSERSSRGSYHERYRSRKHKRRRTRSRSSSSERDRRHRREDSYHVRSRSYDDHSADRRAYDRRYCDSYRRNDYSRERGDAYYEPEYRHSYEYRRSRDREGSYRSCKSSRRKHRRRRRRSRSFSRSSSQRSRQSSRRAKSVEDDDEGHLIYRVGDWLQERYEIISTLGEGTFGRVVQCMDHRRGGARVALKIIKNVEKYKEAARLEINVLEKINEKDPENTNLCVRMFDWFDYHGHMCISFELLGLSTFDFLKDNNYLPYPIHQVRHMAFQVCQAVKFLHDNKLTHTDLKPENILFVNSDYELSYNLEKKRDERSVKSTAIRVVDFGSATFDHEHHSTIVSTRHYRAPEVILELGWSQPCDVWSIGCIIFEYYVGFTLFQTHDNREHLAMMERILGPIPSRMVRKTRKQKYFYHGRLDWDENTSAGRYVRENCKPLRRYLTSEAEDHHRLFDLIESMLEYEPSKRVTLAEALKHPFFDMLGMEPSTKMWDSSRDISR; via the exons aTGCCGCACTCCCGGAGGTACCGCTCGTCGGAGCGCAGCAGCCGCGGCAGTTACCACGAGCGCTACCGGAGCCGCAAGCACAAGCGGCGGCGGACGCGCTCCCGCTCCAGCAGCAGCGAGCGGGACCGGCGGCACCGGCGCGAGGACAGCTACCACGTCCGATCCCGGAG CTACGACGACCACTCCGCAGACCGACGGGCCTACGACCGCCGTTACTGTGACAGCTACCGGCGCAACGACTACAGCCGCGAGCGGGGCGACGCCTACTACGAGCCCGAGTACCGCCACTCCTACGAGTACCGGCGCTCCCGGGACCGCGAGGGCAGCTACCGGAGCTGCAAAAGCAGCCGGCGTAAGCACAGGCGGAGGCGGCGCCGCAGCCGGTCCTTTAGCCGCTCCTCATCG CAGCGGAGTCgacagagcagcagaagggccAAGAGTGTGGAGGACGACGACGAGGGGCATCTGATCTATCGCGTCGGCGACTGGCTACAAGAAAGAT ATGAGATTATCAGCACCCTGGGGGAAGGCACCTTCGGCAGAGTGGTGCAGTGCATGGATCACCGGAG GGGTGGTGCACGTGTTGCTCTGAAAATCATCAAAAATGTAGAGAAATACAAAGAGGCTGCTCGGCTGGAAATCAACGTGCTGGAGAAAATCAACGAGAAGGATCCTGAGAACACAAA TCTCTGTGTCAGGATGTTTGACTGGTTTGACTACCACGGCCACATGTGCATCTCCTTCgagctgctggggctcagcaccTTTGATTTCCTGAAGGATAACAACTACCTGCCTTACCCCATCCACCAAGTACGGCACATGGCCTTCCAGGTGTGCCAGGCTGTGAAGT TTCTGCATGACAATAAACTCACCCACACTGACCTCAAGCCAGAGAACATCCTCTTCGTGAACTCTGACTACGAGCTCTCCTACAACCTGGAAAAG AAACGGGATGAGAGGAGCGTGAAGAGCACGGCCATCAGGGTGGTGGATTTTGGCAGTGCCACCTTTGACCACGAGCATCACAGCACCATCGTCTCCACCAGGCACTACCGGGCCCCTGAAGTCATCCTGG AGCTTGGCTGGAGCCAGCCCTGTGATGTGTGGAGTATTGGCTGCATCATCTTTGAGTATTATGTGGGTTTCACCCTTTTCCAG ACACACGACAACCGGGAGCACCTGGCCATGATGgagaggattttggggccaattcCTTCTCGGATGGTCCGGAAGACAAG gaaacagaaatatttctaccACGGCCGCCTGGACTGGGATGAGAACACCTCAGCTGGACGCTACGTTCGGGAGAATTGCAAACCACTGCGG CGATACCTGACCTCGGAGGCCGAGGACCACCACCGCCTGTTCGACCTCATCGAGAGCATGCTGGAGTATGAACCCTCCAAGCGTGTCACCCTGGCCGAGGCCCTCAAGCACCCCTTCTTTGACATGCTAGGCATGGAGCCCAGCACAAAAATGTGGGACTCGAGCCGGGACATCAGCCGGTGA
- the CLK2 gene encoding dual specificity protein kinase CLK2 isoform X2 — MPHSRRYRSSERSSRGSYHERYRSRKHKRRRTRSRSSSSERDRRHRREDSYHVRSRSYDDHSADRRAYDRRYCDSYRRNDYSRERGDAYYEPEYRHSYEYRRSRDREGSYRSCKSSRRKHRRRRRRSRSFSRSSSRSRQSSRRAKSVEDDDEGHLIYRVGDWLQERYEIISTLGEGTFGRVVQCMDHRRGGARVALKIIKNVEKYKEAARLEINVLEKINEKDPENTNLCVRMFDWFDYHGHMCISFELLGLSTFDFLKDNNYLPYPIHQVRHMAFQVCQAVKFLHDNKLTHTDLKPENILFVNSDYELSYNLEKKRDERSVKSTAIRVVDFGSATFDHEHHSTIVSTRHYRAPEVILELGWSQPCDVWSIGCIIFEYYVGFTLFQTHDNREHLAMMERILGPIPSRMVRKTRKQKYFYHGRLDWDENTSAGRYVRENCKPLRRYLTSEAEDHHRLFDLIESMLEYEPSKRVTLAEALKHPFFDMLGMEPSTKMWDSSRDISR; from the exons aTGCCGCACTCCCGGAGGTACCGCTCGTCGGAGCGCAGCAGCCGCGGCAGTTACCACGAGCGCTACCGGAGCCGCAAGCACAAGCGGCGGCGGACGCGCTCCCGCTCCAGCAGCAGCGAGCGGGACCGGCGGCACCGGCGCGAGGACAGCTACCACGTCCGATCCCGGAG CTACGACGACCACTCCGCAGACCGACGGGCCTACGACCGCCGTTACTGTGACAGCTACCGGCGCAACGACTACAGCCGCGAGCGGGGCGACGCCTACTACGAGCCCGAGTACCGCCACTCCTACGAGTACCGGCGCTCCCGGGACCGCGAGGGCAGCTACCGGAGCTGCAAAAGCAGCCGGCGTAAGCACAGGCGGAGGCGGCGCCGCAGCCGGTCCTTTAGCCGCTCCTCATCG CGGAGTCgacagagcagcagaagggccAAGAGTGTGGAGGACGACGACGAGGGGCATCTGATCTATCGCGTCGGCGACTGGCTACAAGAAAGAT ATGAGATTATCAGCACCCTGGGGGAAGGCACCTTCGGCAGAGTGGTGCAGTGCATGGATCACCGGAG GGGTGGTGCACGTGTTGCTCTGAAAATCATCAAAAATGTAGAGAAATACAAAGAGGCTGCTCGGCTGGAAATCAACGTGCTGGAGAAAATCAACGAGAAGGATCCTGAGAACACAAA TCTCTGTGTCAGGATGTTTGACTGGTTTGACTACCACGGCCACATGTGCATCTCCTTCgagctgctggggctcagcaccTTTGATTTCCTGAAGGATAACAACTACCTGCCTTACCCCATCCACCAAGTACGGCACATGGCCTTCCAGGTGTGCCAGGCTGTGAAGT TTCTGCATGACAATAAACTCACCCACACTGACCTCAAGCCAGAGAACATCCTCTTCGTGAACTCTGACTACGAGCTCTCCTACAACCTGGAAAAG AAACGGGATGAGAGGAGCGTGAAGAGCACGGCCATCAGGGTGGTGGATTTTGGCAGTGCCACCTTTGACCACGAGCATCACAGCACCATCGTCTCCACCAGGCACTACCGGGCCCCTGAAGTCATCCTGG AGCTTGGCTGGAGCCAGCCCTGTGATGTGTGGAGTATTGGCTGCATCATCTTTGAGTATTATGTGGGTTTCACCCTTTTCCAG ACACACGACAACCGGGAGCACCTGGCCATGATGgagaggattttggggccaattcCTTCTCGGATGGTCCGGAAGACAAG gaaacagaaatatttctaccACGGCCGCCTGGACTGGGATGAGAACACCTCAGCTGGACGCTACGTTCGGGAGAATTGCAAACCACTGCGG CGATACCTGACCTCGGAGGCCGAGGACCACCACCGCCTGTTCGACCTCATCGAGAGCATGCTGGAGTATGAACCCTCCAAGCGTGTCACCCTGGCCGAGGCCCTCAAGCACCCCTTCTTTGACATGCTAGGCATGGAGCCCAGCACAAAAATGTGGGACTCGAGCCGGGACATCAGCCGGTGA
- the CLK2 gene encoding dual specificity protein kinase CLK2 isoform X3, whose translation MDHRRGGARVALKIIKNVEKYKEAARLEINVLEKINEKDPENTNLCVRMFDWFDYHGHMCISFELLGLSTFDFLKDNNYLPYPIHQVRHMAFQVCQAVKFLHDNKLTHTDLKPENILFVNSDYELSYNLEKKRDERSVKSTAIRVVDFGSATFDHEHHSTIVSTRHYRAPEVILELGWSQPCDVWSIGCIIFEYYVGFTLFQTHDNREHLAMMERILGPIPSRMVRKTRKQKYFYHGRLDWDENTSAGRYVRENCKPLRRYLTSEAEDHHRLFDLIESMLEYEPSKRVTLAEALKHPFFDMLGMEPSTKMWDSSRDISR comes from the exons ATGGATCACCGGAG GGGTGGTGCACGTGTTGCTCTGAAAATCATCAAAAATGTAGAGAAATACAAAGAGGCTGCTCGGCTGGAAATCAACGTGCTGGAGAAAATCAACGAGAAGGATCCTGAGAACACAAA TCTCTGTGTCAGGATGTTTGACTGGTTTGACTACCACGGCCACATGTGCATCTCCTTCgagctgctggggctcagcaccTTTGATTTCCTGAAGGATAACAACTACCTGCCTTACCCCATCCACCAAGTACGGCACATGGCCTTCCAGGTGTGCCAGGCTGTGAAGT TTCTGCATGACAATAAACTCACCCACACTGACCTCAAGCCAGAGAACATCCTCTTCGTGAACTCTGACTACGAGCTCTCCTACAACCTGGAAAAG AAACGGGATGAGAGGAGCGTGAAGAGCACGGCCATCAGGGTGGTGGATTTTGGCAGTGCCACCTTTGACCACGAGCATCACAGCACCATCGTCTCCACCAGGCACTACCGGGCCCCTGAAGTCATCCTGG AGCTTGGCTGGAGCCAGCCCTGTGATGTGTGGAGTATTGGCTGCATCATCTTTGAGTATTATGTGGGTTTCACCCTTTTCCAG ACACACGACAACCGGGAGCACCTGGCCATGATGgagaggattttggggccaattcCTTCTCGGATGGTCCGGAAGACAAG gaaacagaaatatttctaccACGGCCGCCTGGACTGGGATGAGAACACCTCAGCTGGACGCTACGTTCGGGAGAATTGCAAACCACTGCGG CGATACCTGACCTCGGAGGCCGAGGACCACCACCGCCTGTTCGACCTCATCGAGAGCATGCTGGAGTATGAACCCTCCAAGCGTGTCACCCTGGCCGAGGCCCTCAAGCACCCCTTCTTTGACATGCTAGGCATGGAGCCCAGCACAAAAATGTGGGACTCGAGCCGGGACATCAGCCGGTGA